The following nucleotide sequence is from Pedobacter sp. PACM 27299.
GGAATATTACCAAACCTATGGTGCAGGTAGGAACCCGAATCCGGACCTTCGCTGGGAGCGCAAAGCAGAATGGAACTTTGGTTTGGATTATGCCATCCTGAACAATAGAATTACAGGAACTATTGATGTATACAATAGGAAGACCAAAGATTTGCTGCTGAACTATGTGGCGCAGCAGCCAAGTTATGTACGCGGTGATATTTATACCAATGTGGGTGCCATCCAAAATCATGGTGTAGAATTGCTCATCAGTGCAGTTGCAGTAAAAAACAATAATTTCCAATGGAATATCGACCTGACCGCAAATTCTCAATTTAATAAGCTGTCTTACCTTACGAATGATGTGTTTAAAGCGACCTCTTTGTTCTATGCGGATATTCCTAATCCAGGGGCGATGGGTCCAGCAATCAGAATTGATGAGGGAGGAGTGATTGGTAATTTTTATGGAAAACGCTTTGCTGGTTTTACGGAAGCAGGTGCCTGGCAGTTTTATAAAAAAGATGGCTCAATTGCCGAAGCTGCGCAAATGACGGAGGAAGATAAGACGATTATTGGAAATGGTGTTCCTAAATATGGATTGAGCCTGAACCAGACTTTCAAGTATAAGAATTTCGATTTAACGGTATTTTTAAGAGGGAAATTTGCCTTTGATATTCTAAACCTTAAAGAGATATTTTATGGTAACAAAAGTTACTTGCCCAACAACGTATTTAATAGTGCTTTTGGGAAACATAGTCAGTTAAAAGCCGCCCCTCAGTATTCTGATTATTACCTGGAAAAAGGTGATTTCGTAAAACTGGATAACGTAACGCTGGGCTATAATTTCAAGCTGGATAGCAAATACCTGCGTCGGGTTAGGGTCTTTGTTTCAGGCCGGAATTTGCTGACAGTTACGGGTTATAGTGGCTTGGATCCTGAGTTACAGGATACCGGATTTGATACGGGTATAGATTCAAGAGGTTTCTATCCAAGAACAAGGTCCTGGACAGCGGGTTTAAGTGTCGGTTTTTAAGGAGTCTAATCGCTAATTATTACAAAAATTAAGAATGAAATCATATATACATAAGGCCTTAGGCCTGTTAAGTTTAACAGTTGGGATAAGTACACTAAACTCCTGTACTAAACTAGAGGAAAATTTGTACAGTGAGCTGTATAAAGATAATTTCTACAAAAATAAAACTGAAGTGCTTCAAAGTGCATTACGTCCGATGACACATTTGCAATCCTGGATTGCACCAATACGCGGTGATGGCTATTATTACCATGCAGAGATGTCTGCAGATCAGTTGGCATGGCCTCAAAAAGGTCGTCACGCTTATGACAATGGAGATCATATTCGTCAGCATTATCACTCCTGGACACTCAATGAAAACCGCTTAAATAATGCCTGGGTAGGGATGTGGACAGGTGTTGGCTATGTTAATGCTGCCATTGAAGATTTGGAAAAATTAGACGCCACTAAAGTTGGAATGACTGATGCTGAGCTAAAAATGATTCTTGCAGAACTGCACGTTTTAAGGGGTTTTCATTACCTGAAATTAGTAGATACCTGGGGTAACATTCCAATTGCGACTAAAGTTGGGGAACCTAAGAATCCTGCTACGGCTTCTCGTAAAGAGGTTTTCGACTTTATTAAAACAGAACTGGAAACTTATGTTCCTCAGCTGGCGCCTTATTCGGAAGCATTAATTGGTCGTATCGGACAAACTGGCGGTTATGCCATGCTTGCTGAACTATACCTGAATGCAGAGAAGTGGACTGGTACGCCGATGTGGGATCAGTGTATTGCAGTCTGTGATAAAATCATGGCTGGAACTGCAGGTGGACTTGGCGGTGCACCTAAATTGGCTGCTAATTTAACTTCAACTTTCTCCAATACCAATAGAACCGCAACAGAAGCTTTGTTTCAACTTGCTTATAGTCGCAAGGGAGGTTTTGAATGGCAATGGATTGTACTGCATGGTTTTTCTTATATGAACGATGCGCTGAACGTTTCCTATGAAGGGAACAATGCTTACGTGGTTACACCACCTGCTTTTAATGCTTATGCTGCAAATGACTTGCGTAAAAAAGAATGGTTTTTGTTCGGTCCTCAGTATAAATATGGAACCACTACTCCGATTCTGGGATCTGAAGAATATAGCGGAAAACCATTTATTCTGGTCAACTCTATTAGAAGGGAAAGTGAAGGCGATTTAACCAGTGATGGGGGAATGACAAAAGGAGAGGAGAATAGCGGGGCAAGATTTAATAAATATAAATCTGGTATACTCAGCGATGTAAATTATAAAGAAAATCAATTTATGGTGTATCGCCTGACGGAGATTTATTTTGATAAAGCTGAGGCGATCATGCGTAAAAATGGTAACACCGCTACTCAAGAAGCGGTCGATTTGATCAACGCCAGTCGTAAGCGTGCTTTTACCGATCAGGATTGGGAGGCGGCAAAATATACCACGGCCACGCTAACTATGGATGAACTGCTTGCTGAAAAGGGCAGAGAGTTTATATTTGAAGGTAAACGTCGTACGGATATCATCCGTTTTGGACGCTTTACAAAAGGTACATGGTGGGACCACACGCCAACAAATGATGCCAGAAGAGAGATTTATCCAATTCCTTTCCGTCAAATGGCGAATAATGTAAACCTGGTTCAAAATCCAGGATATTAAATTTTGTACATCAGGGGCTATTATAGCCCCTGATATACTCTACAGCTAGAAATAAATTGAAAAATGATTGTATGAAGTTAATGAAACCCTATTTACCACTGGTCCTATTGAGCTGGTTTGGAGGAGCAGTTTTTGCCCAGCAGCCTAGAGCTGGAAAAGATAAGCTGGTGAATGTTTTTTTAGGCTCTTCCGGAGACCATGGGCAAATGTCGCCTGCCGCTTCTTATCCCTTTAGTTCATTGAGCATCGCTCCACAAACCTATCCTGCCACGCATACAGGTTATGAACACCTGGCCAAAGAGATATTTGGATTTACTCACAACCGCTTTGAAGGTGTAGGCTGTCAGGGCAGCGGCGGTATTTTATTGCTGAAGCCCTTTTTAGGAGCAGAAGATGACCATCGGCCACTACTCAAAAAATCAGAACATGCCGGCCCTGGCTTTTATGAGATCGCATTGGAAAATGGCATAAATGCGAGTTTCGCAGTCAGCAAACAAAGCGGTATCCATCATTATGAGCTGCCAAAAGGTAAAAAAGGTTTTACAATAGACCTTGGTCATACTTTCAATAATGCCTTCGTAAATGAAGCACATACGATTACTGGTACGGCTATAAAGGGCTGGATTGAAGCCAAAACCACCTGCCATGTGGGTAATTATAAAGTATATTATCAACTGTCTTTTAACCAGCCGGTGCAATGGAAAGAACTCGGTAACCACCAATTGGCTGCTATTCCTGCTGATGGAGCAGAATCGGTTGATTTGCGAGTGGATATTTCTTCCGTTTCAACAGATTATGCTGTAAAATCATCAAAGGTAAAGTTGTCTTTTGAAAATGCAAAAAGCAGCAGTGCAGCAGCATGGGATGAACTGTTAAACGTGGTGGAAGTGAAAGGGGAGGTAGAAAGAGAACGTCTTTTTTACGCGCTGCTTTATAGAACAATCCAGTCTCCATACCTCATTTCTGAACCAGATGGGGCCTATCGTGCAGTAGATGGCAGTCTGCAAAAATCAAAAGATAAACGTTATCATGGCTGGGCAATATGGGACAATTATAAAACACAGCTGCCATTATTATCCGTTTTATATCCGGAGAGATATGGCGATATGCTCAGCTCTATGGCCAATTTATATCCTTATGGGAAGAAAGATTTTGCCGGAGGCCAGGAGCCTTCAAATACCGTCAGGTCGGAACATGCAGTAGTGGTACTGCTGGATGGGCTGAAAAAAGGGTATAAAGTAGATTTCCCAGCCATCAAAGATTCTGTTTTGGCAGAAATGAGCAGGCTCGATTTCAGTAAGCCAGATAAGGCATTAGAAGCGAGTTACGACCTATGGGCAGTTGCTGGATTATTGCAATCTTTCGGAGATCAAACGGGGAGTAAAGCCTATCTCAGTAAAGCAATGGATTATAAGAAATATTGGCTTAAGGATTTTAAAGACCTGTCGAGAAATGATGTAGATAGAATGGGTGCCAGGAGCTTATATCAGGGGACGATCCGCCAGTACCGATGGGCAGTGCCTTTTGATGTGAAAGGTTTGGTGGAACTCGCAGGTGGTCAGCAGTCCTTTACAAAGCAATTGGACGATTTCTTTGACCATGATTATTTTAACAGAGCGAATGAACCGGATCTACAGTCGCAGACTTTATACATGGCCAGTAATACGCCTTGGAAATACCAATATTGGGTGCATAAATTAGCAGTAGATACGGTAATCCAACATTACTTTAACGACAATAGCAGAGGGATTGGTTCCTTCATTGACCGCATCTATAAAAATGAGCCAAAAGCTTATATCCGAACGATGGATGATGATGCCGGTGCCATGTCAGGCTGGTTTGTACTGGCCGCTATTGGTATACAGCCTGCATGTGTAGGTGCTCCGGTATATTATTTAAATGTGCCGCTTTTTGAATCTGTTACGATTGGAAAAGGAAGTAAAAATTTCAGAATTAAGGTGAAGGATTTTGGGCCTAATCAGGTCTATATTCAAAGTGTTTCTCTAAATGGGAAATTGCTGGATAGAACCTGGATCACCCATCAGGAAATTAGGGATGGTGGAGAATTGCTAATCACAGCAGGCGATCAGCCGAATTTTCAATTTGGTATCGGCAATATTTGGCAATCTAGTCTTTAATTCACTTTTTGATGCGTTCCGTTCTTGTTAATGACGGAGTTCGTGAATAGGTAAAATGCCCCCAATAAGTGTCTGCACAGCCCACAAAAGGTCAGACAATTTTGGGGGTATTTTTCATTATAAGGCTTTTTTGTTTAGCTCGATACTTATGGTTATTTTAGAGCAGCAGGAGATTCAATGGAATTCTGTGAAAATCTGCTGACAGGCAGATGAAACATCAACAAACCACCTCTATAAACTAAGGATAAATTGGATACTTTATATTATTTGAAAGTGTTTCAAATGGCGGCCGACCAGATTGATCAACAGCTCCTTAGGGAAAGGGGGCTTGAAACTGCTGTGGTTACGTTTGGGGAGGACTGTGTCGTTTTGAAGCTCTATAAAAGATCATGGGCAAATCAATTTCAAGATCCATTAACTGCTGAATCAAGAATCTTCTTTTCTGTTTGGATCAGTGATTCAGCAATAAAAGAACAAAAGCTGCTGTACAATATTCATGCACTTAAGCTTAGAAAGCTAAAAGGGTATTCCATAGAGAGCAGGAAGTTTGCAGCGATCTTTAGATCGGATTTTAAAGATTTCGAACATCAATGGGAAAATGTAAGGGTAGATTATGGGCCACTCACCTTAATGGAGGGTTGGCTAAAAATAGACCAGGAAAACCTCCAGGATCAGATTCTGAAACTAGCCAATCACTTTTTTGAAATAGCACATCTGATTGATGGTACGCTTGCCCATTTTAAATAAGGTCAGTATCTTATAGCCTATAATTACTTTTCAAGGTAAATGTAAAAAGTTCCACATCAAAAAGGTTATTCATTTTATGAAAAAGGATGAGATAACAAGTCATTTCCTTTGGCCATTTACAATTGGGAAAAGGACTACATGACAAAACATGGAAAAGTCCAGCCAAAGCTGATCACAGACCAATCAGATCAGGGTTATGTTCTTTGGCAAGTTGAGGCGAAAGATGTGAATACCATTTTATTAAATGGGAGTAGAAATCAATATGCCTAAAACTTTTCCATCTCTTCAAAAAAATGGTCTGATGAAAGGAAGATAGGATTCCTTACTGAAATATTTAAGCAAAATTATTATAATTCTTAGCGGAAATATATAAATTAGAGCAATTAATGTAATGGTGTGTCATCACCAGATACGAAGTTAAACCTCTCAAAATTATAAAATTATGATGGCAATAAACCAAGTCATCCCTTGTCCGGTATGCAATGGAAGTATTCCTTTTGACACGAAACAGTTACTTATGGGTGCGAAATTTACTTGTCCAACTTGTGGCGCAGGTATTGGTTTAGCAATAGAAAATAAATCTGTTGTAGAAGAAACCATGGAAAAGCTCCAAATGTTAAAAGACTTTAGTAAAAAGTAGATTTACGCAGTATTTAAGCTGTCTGTTTTTTTATTGCTGCCTAACTATAGGCAGCAATAAGCTATAATAGTAAATGCTATTCGGCAACTCTGCTGGTTTTCTCGTCCATTTTTTCTAGGTTGGTTAAATCTTCCCCAAAATAATCGATCAACCATTTGCTATTTACTTTCGTCATTATAAAGAGGTATTGATTGAACTCTGAAATGTCGAACTTAACTAGCGCCTTATTGTAAATGCTGTAAATTTTAATGAAGCGTCCCGTCTCAAAATGGTCTAAAATCGCTTCGGGTTCAAAACCAAAAATTAAATCGGATTCCAGGCCAGGAATAGGACCAAAATAATCAACCAGTGGGTATTTATTTAAGGTGTCGGAGACACTGGCATAGGTTCTCCTCAAATCATTTAAGAAAACATCGGATAGATAACCCGATTTTTTTAAGTTTGAAAGGTACTGATCAACTGCTGGCATATTAATGCTAACGACGCTGTCTCTTTTTATTGAATCCTCATTAAATCCAATGACGATAGGGGCAGTCATAAGATGATTTTCTTTGTCCTTATACCAGGTTAAAAATCCGATAACTGTCTGCTTCAACTGTCCATTAATCAGTGCTTCTGTTTGCTGCCCATAACTGAAGGTGCTCCATATGCTCACAACAAAAGCGGTTAAAATTATTCGTCTCATGAGGATTATTTTTTATTTGCTATTGTACCTGCAGATGAATTTTACTACAATTTATTGTTATAATTCCAACTACGGAAATGTTATTTTCGGAATTTTCAAGAAGTTCCGGATAACTCCGGAACTTCTTGAAAAGGTAGGTATTATCTTTTGATCTTTGGATTTGGCTTGTATTCTGAATACCACTTACCCAAATGCGGTATGGTTTCCAAACTAATCTACCAGCGCTGATGGCCATAGTCTTGCGCTTGTTGGAGAACCAGTAAGTGCTTTGTTCATTATAATTTTTAGGTAAAAACGCATGGCTAGGTGTAAAATGATTGCTCAGGTCTTACTTTACCACATTCTGGATTCGATATTGGCTATGTGGATCTTCCAACAACTGAATCTCTCCATAGCTTATAATAATATATTTGCTGGTATGTTTGGCAAGGTCTACAGCCTGCTGTACCATCGAATTATAACTTAAAGCAGAAAAGTAAAAAGGTAATGAGGTAAAATTTCAAGGGTATAGAAATTTTATGGAATATAATCATGTGGTGTAATATCTGGCTGAAACTCATGAAACCCTGCTGTCAATCTTGTAAATTGAGAACAGGGTTTCATGATGAAGCTAAAGATAGCTAAAAAGTTTAAATCTATTAGCAGAGGGAGTTAGAATTGATCCTATACCAGATTTATTAGTCGTTGAATAGGCTCAACTTTTCCCCCAGATCAGCTAATGATATTTTACCAGAGGCAAAATCAATCTCTAACAATGTTGCCTGTTCTTTTTTAGTTAAAGGCCTGTTTTGTATGCTTTCAATTAATTCATCCTCAGTGGAAACTGCGGTCAGAATATTTTTCTTTTCATCGAATGATTTGAAATACCGGATTCCAAATCTGCGCTGCGATACTGCGTCAAAATGAAGTCCATCTTGGTTAGCCCTTAACCCATCCGCTGTTACAAAATAACAGTTCGGCTTTGTTTCAGCGAATTTCTGAAGCGCATCATTCACCTGTTGATATTCAGTAAAATATTTACCGTACCTGCCAGCGATTAAAAAATCGCCAAGGCCACCTGTAATAAAAGGAACATCTGCCGCGTCGAGCTCCTGACGAAATGCATCCACGATTACACTCAGTTTATCGTAATACAGCGCGGAAAGCCCGCCAAAACTATCATTTTCACCCTGATGCCATAGGATTCCAGTCAACTTGCTGGTCCTGAGGGCAAGCTTCGCCTGGAATACCGCGTTTTCAAAGAGTACGCCTCCAACAGCCCAGTCGTCCAGACTGGTGCCACCGTCTGCGCAGGGGATCAAACCGATTTCTTCCGGATCATTTTTTAATCTCCAGGCCCCCGCAAAGGATGCAGCCAATCCTATACCGGAAGTAGGCCTGTCAAAATTAATGGGTTCTGTCATTGTTTGCCAGCGACCATTCACTAGCATTTTGATCTTTTCATCATAGATCTGTTTTACATCATTCAAATATCCTCGCCCTGCCATATTCGACTGGCCTATCATCAAAAAAGAGTTTATCATATTTTTAATATTTATACTACCGGCTATTAGAACGGCTATTTTTTTAAGCCTTTAGTAAAAGGGTAATGGTGGTTCCAATAATTGCTCAAAATTAAATGATTATTCATTGAATTGGAGATTTTCTGGAAATTTCATAACACCTAATCCGATGGGCGATCTGAACTTTTCAGCAACATATAATTGACCTGTTCAGTAATGAAATTTATCGGTAATTAAACCAGTTTTATTGAATAATTTTAAAACATAAAAACATGAGTAAGACAATTTTAATTACAGTTGCTGCAAGTGGTTTTGGAAAAATCGCTGCATTTGATTTGGCAGAAAAAGGACATAAGGTAATTGCAACCACCCAGGTTTATCCGCAAATGAGCGACCTGATTAGGAAAGCAAAAGAATTAGGTATCGCGCTAACCGTAGACAAGCTCTATGTGGCCCTGGGTGATCAATCAAACTTTAGAAATGTACATCCAAAAGAGACCGAAGATTTTGTAAAACAATTACAGGCAGCTGCCTGGACAGCTAAAAGCTCAACCAATTGCTGAAAGCACATTCGCTATGATTTTGAAAAGAATAAAATAGAGAGTGGTTACCCAAAAGGAATTAATGATACTTCATGGCCTGGATTGGAGCCCTACAAAAATGAAATTATTGCCGCTGTAAAAGTTGATGATACTAAGGCTTATTTTTTACCAGAGATGGCAGGATTAAAACCTTACGCTACAAAAATTAGCACCATCATCGACTGGTCATCCGAATTCTTTTTTAAAAAAAAAGACAAATCGGATTTGAAATATGATAAAATCAACAATAAAGTAATTGATAGTTATCCGATGCCTGTAAATGATCAGACCTGGCCAGGATTAATGAAACAACTATAAAATTGCAGAAAAAAAGCTGATGAGTTGAAATGAATGAACTAAAGCTTTACATATTGATAATGTTAAGTTAAGTTAATTGCCTCCTAAAGCCTGTAATTTCGTCCATCAATGGACAAGGACATTGTGTTTGGAATAAAGGCAGCTGAACTGTCGGCATTTAATATGGCTTATTCCAGCTATCATCAGCAGATTTATCAATTCGTATTCAAGAAGACACAGTCGGAATATATTGCTACTGAAGTGGTTCAGCTGTGCTTTATCCGGTTATGGGAGAAAAGGAAAACGCTGAATGAAGAAC
It contains:
- a CDS encoding RagB/SusD family nutrient uptake outer membrane protein, which codes for MKSYIHKALGLLSLTVGISTLNSCTKLEENLYSELYKDNFYKNKTEVLQSALRPMTHLQSWIAPIRGDGYYYHAEMSADQLAWPQKGRHAYDNGDHIRQHYHSWTLNENRLNNAWVGMWTGVGYVNAAIEDLEKLDATKVGMTDAELKMILAELHVLRGFHYLKLVDTWGNIPIATKVGEPKNPATASRKEVFDFIKTELETYVPQLAPYSEALIGRIGQTGGYAMLAELYLNAEKWTGTPMWDQCIAVCDKIMAGTAGGLGGAPKLAANLTSTFSNTNRTATEALFQLAYSRKGGFEWQWIVLHGFSYMNDALNVSYEGNNAYVVTPPAFNAYAANDLRKKEWFLFGPQYKYGTTTPILGSEEYSGKPFILVNSIRRESEGDLTSDGGMTKGEENSGARFNKYKSGILSDVNYKENQFMVYRLTEIYFDKAEAIMRKNGNTATQEAVDLINASRKRAFTDQDWEAAKYTTATLTMDELLAEKGREFIFEGKRRTDIIRFGRFTKGTWWDHTPTNDARREIYPIPFRQMANNVNLVQNPGY
- a CDS encoding glycoside hydrolase domain-containing protein, with amino-acid sequence MKLMKPYLPLVLLSWFGGAVFAQQPRAGKDKLVNVFLGSSGDHGQMSPAASYPFSSLSIAPQTYPATHTGYEHLAKEIFGFTHNRFEGVGCQGSGGILLLKPFLGAEDDHRPLLKKSEHAGPGFYEIALENGINASFAVSKQSGIHHYELPKGKKGFTIDLGHTFNNAFVNEAHTITGTAIKGWIEAKTTCHVGNYKVYYQLSFNQPVQWKELGNHQLAAIPADGAESVDLRVDISSVSTDYAVKSSKVKLSFENAKSSSAAAWDELLNVVEVKGEVERERLFYALLYRTIQSPYLISEPDGAYRAVDGSLQKSKDKRYHGWAIWDNYKTQLPLLSVLYPERYGDMLSSMANLYPYGKKDFAGGQEPSNTVRSEHAVVVLLDGLKKGYKVDFPAIKDSVLAEMSRLDFSKPDKALEASYDLWAVAGLLQSFGDQTGSKAYLSKAMDYKKYWLKDFKDLSRNDVDRMGARSLYQGTIRQYRWAVPFDVKGLVELAGGQQSFTKQLDDFFDHDYFNRANEPDLQSQTLYMASNTPWKYQYWVHKLAVDTVIQHYFNDNSRGIGSFIDRIYKNEPKAYIRTMDDDAGAMSGWFVLAAIGIQPACVGAPVYYLNVPLFESVTIGKGSKNFRIKVKDFGPNQVYIQSVSLNGKLLDRTWITHQEIRDGGELLITAGDQPNFQFGIGNIWQSSL
- a CDS encoding sialate O-acetylesterase, with the translated sequence MINSFLMIGQSNMAGRGYLNDVKQIYDEKIKMLVNGRWQTMTEPINFDRPTSGIGLAASFAGAWRLKNDPEEIGLIPCADGGTSLDDWAVGGVLFENAVFQAKLALRTSKLTGILWHQGENDSFGGLSALYYDKLSVIVDAFRQELDAADVPFITGGLGDFLIAGRYGKYFTEYQQVNDALQKFAETKPNCYFVTADGLRANQDGLHFDAVSQRRFGIRYFKSFDEKKNILTAVSTEDELIESIQNRPLTKKEQATLLEIDFASGKISLADLGEKLSLFND